TCGCTGAAGGGTAGGTCCACAGAAATCTGCTCAACCACTTCTCCTCCCAATACTTTTATGGCTTTTTCTGCATCTGGCAGCTCTTCTATAATTTGAGGTCCTTTTTGACAAATAAAGTATCCCCCTACTTTAACAAAGGGTAGGCAGTATTCTACTAGAACATTTAAAGCTGCTACGGCTCTAGACACAGCATAGTCGTATTTTTCTCTATAGTCCTTGCTTTGTCCAATATCCTCTGCTCTGCCGTGTACAAAGTCAACCTGCCCGAGCTTCGTTTCAGCACACACTTCCTCTAAAAAGCTAATCCTTTTTCTTAAAGAATCTAATAGGGTAAGCTCTATGCCCGGTAAGGCGATTTTTAGTGGAACTCCTGGAAATCCAGCACCAGTTCCAACATCAATCATCTTTCCTTCTCTTTTTAAATACTTACTTTGTATGCAGGATAGAGAGTCTAAAAAATGCTTGATCATAACGTCTTTTTCTTCTTCTATGGCAGTTAAATTCATCTTTTGATTCCATTCCAATAAAATATCCTTATACTTTATGAGCTGGTTTATTTGAGCATCTGTAATTTCTATATTTAAACCCTGGGCTCCTTCTTTCAAAATATCTTTTAGCTCCATTACTCAACCTCCCCTTTTTTACGTCTTTTTTGCTCCAAATAGATCAATAGTACAGAAATATCCGCTGGGGATACGCCGGAAATCCTAGAAGCCTGTCCTACAGATAGGGGTCGGATGGCATTAAGCTTCTGTCTAGCTTCTATTCTCAATCCATCGATTTCGTTATAATCGATATCCTCCCTCAGCTTTTTATTCTCTAGCTTTTTAAATTGATCGATTTGTCTCAACTGCTTTTCAATATAACCTTCATATTTAATCATGACTTCACATTGAAACTGAGCATCCTTCATTAAATCCTGAGGCCTCGTTCCATCGATTTCTTTTATATTTTCATAGGTTAGCTCTGGACGCTTTAATAGATCATAAAGAGACATTCCTACTTTAATTGGAGTGCTTTCTGCTCTTTCTAATACAGGGTTTGCAATCGTTGGCGATACATTGGTAGTTTTTAATCGCTCCATTTCATTTTTAATATGCTCTTTCTTTAGAAGGTATCGCTCATATCGATCTTCCTTCACTAAGCCTAGGGCATATCCCTTTTCTGTCAGTCGAAGATCTGCATTATCCTGTCTTAAAACTAGGCGATACTCCGAACGAGAAGTCATCATTCGATATGGCTCATTAGTTCCCTTTGTTACCAGATCGTCAATTAATACACCGATATAAGCCTCTGATCGATCTAATATAAAAGGGTCTTCTCCTCTTATTTTTAAAACAGCGTTGATGCCGGCCATCAATCCTTGTGCTGCTGCTTCCTCATATCCAGAGGAGCCGTTAAATTGCCCTGCACTAAACAGATTATTGATATGTTTTACCTCTAAAGAAGCCTTTAATTGCGTTGGGTCGATACAATCGTATTCTATAGCATAAGCAGGTCTCATGATAATTGCATTTTCCAGTCCAATAACGGATCGAACCATTTGTACCTGAACTTCTTCCGGTAAGCTTGTAGAAAAACCTTGGATATACATTTCCTTGGTTTCTGCCCCCTCAGGCTCAATAAAAATTTGGTGAGATGGTTTTTCACTGAAGCGAACGATCTTATCCTCTATGGAAGGACAATATCTCGGACCAGTACTTTCAATATCCCCTCTATACATTGCCGATCGCCCTAAGTTTTCTTTGATGATTCGGTGGGTCTCCTCTGTAGTTCGAGTTAACCAGCAAGGAATCTGTTCTTTTTCTAAGGCCTCATTCATAAATGAAAAAGGGACGATCTCTTCATCTTCAATCTGAACACTTACCTTTGAAAAATCAATACTGTCCTTATGGATTCGAGCTGGAGTCCCTGTTTTGAACCTTCTCATATTGCAGCCTAAAGCTTTTAGCTTTTCAGACAGATATAGGGCAGGAAACAATCCATTGGGACCGGATTCATAATTGACCTCTCCCATGAAGATCTTGCTTTTTAAATAAACACCCGTAGCTAATATGACAGCCTTTCCATAGTATATGGCTCCAGTTTTCGTAACGACACCCTTCACCGTATTGTCTTCAACGATGATATCCACTACTTCACCTTGCAGTAGGTGAAGATTTGGTTCGTTTTCTAGCATTTTTTTCATCTCTATATGATATCTGGTTTTATCTGCTTGGGCCCTTAGAGAATGTACCGCTGGTCCCTTTGCAGTATTTAACATTCTGCTTTGAATAAATGTTTTATCGATGTTCAGTCCCATTTCTCCACCGAGAGCATCAATTTCTCTTACTAAATGACCTTTTCCAGTTCCACCAATGGATGGGTTACATGGCAGCATTGCGATTGCATCCAATGACATAGTAAGCATCATTGTACTGTATCCCATTCTCGCAGTGGCTAGAGCGGCTTCGCATCCAGCATGTCCTGCCCCTACTACGACTACATCATAATTTCCTCCGTTGTATGTTATCATACACTTGCCTCCATTTCTTTTTCACGTGAAACATTACTTTCTAAGTACCTGAAATTCTAAGCGCAGCTTAGTGTTGAGCGCCACATAAAGTTTATGCATATATCCGAACAAACTTTATTTTGAGCACTTGAAACTCTAAGTCCCATCTAGAGTTCAGTGCGACATAAAGTTTGTGAGCCTAAGTGAACAAACTTTATTTTCCAATACAGAAATTCTTAAAGATATGATCGATGATATCTTCCTCTACAGTATCTCCCGTAATTTCTCCTAAAGCCTTCCAGCTATTTTTTATATCCACTTCAACAAAATCCAACGGTAGTTTTTGCTCTATGGCTTTTGTACCGTCTATGATGCTATCTAGAGCTCTTTCCAGTGCGTTTTTATGTCTTACATTGGTAACTAACAAACTATCCTTTGCCTTTGCGCCACCTTTATAGACCATTTCAGCTAAAGCGTCTTCGATTTCCTCTAATCCGATTTCTTCTATCAAAGATACCTTGATGATCTTTTTATCTTGGATGATCTCTTGTATCGGAGTTAAGTTTAATTTCTGCTGAAGGTCTGTTTTATTGATGATAACGAGCGCTCTTTTATTTTCAATGAGCTCTATGATTCTTAGATCTTCCTCTGTCAGTTCTCTAGAGGCATCTAGCATAACAATAATTAAATCCGCCAGATTAAATAGTTCCTTGGATCTTTCTACGCCGATTTTTTCTACAATATCCTCTGTATCTCTTATTCCAGCTGTATCAATTAATCTCAGGGGAATCCCTTTGATATTTAAATGTTCTTCTATAATATCCCTTGTGGTTCCTGGTACATCTGTTACAATGGCTCTAGATTCTCTAACTAAAGCATTTAGGAGAGAGGATTTCCCTACATTTGGCTTTCCAACAATTACTGTGCTTAGTCCCTCTCTTATGATTTTCCCTGTATCTGCAGTATCCAGCAGCTTCTGGATGTCACCTTCTACTTCCAAGCTTTTATTGAGTAAGTAGTCCAGTGCCACCTCATCTACATCGTCCTCTGCAAAATCGATGGATACTTCAACATGGGCTAACATATCCAATAGCTTTTCTCGAACCTTTGCCACCTTTTTAGATAAGGAACCCTCTAGTTGACTCAATGCTACGTCAAAACCCTTTTCTGTTTTGGCACTAATCAAATCCATAA
Above is a genomic segment from Alkaliphilus oremlandii OhILAs containing:
- the rsmG gene encoding 16S rRNA (guanine(527)-N(7))-methyltransferase RsmG, which translates into the protein MELKDILKEGAQGLNIEITDAQINQLIKYKDILLEWNQKMNLTAIEEEKDVMIKHFLDSLSCIQSKYLKREGKMIDVGTGAGFPGVPLKIALPGIELTLLDSLRKRISFLEEVCAETKLGQVDFVHGRAEDIGQSKDYREKYDYAVSRAVAALNVLVEYCLPFVKVGGYFICQKGPQIIEELPDAEKAIKVLGGEVVEQISVDLPFSDITHHILVIKKIKQTPSKYPRKAGKPSKEPIK
- the mnmE gene encoding tRNA uridine-5-carboxymethylaminomethyl(34) synthesis GTPase MnmE encodes the protein MYIDDTIAAIATAPGEAGIGIVRISGEKAIELIDKIFKSKDHKVLSQYKSRRITYGHIIDPKTEKVVDEVLVSYMKGPNTYTREDIVEINCHGGMIPVKNILELVLRVGARMAEPGEFTKRAFLNGRIDLAQAEAIMDLISAKTEKGFDVALSQLEGSLSKKVAKVREKLLDMLAHVEVSIDFAEDDVDEVALDYLLNKSLEVEGDIQKLLDTADTGKIIREGLSTVIVGKPNVGKSSLLNALVRESRAIVTDVPGTTRDIIEEHLNIKGIPLRLIDTAGIRDTEDIVEKIGVERSKELFNLADLIIVMLDASRELTEEDLRIIELIENKRALVIINKTDLQQKLNLTPIQEIIQDKKIIKVSLIEEIGLEEIEDALAEMVYKGGAKAKDSLLVTNVRHKNALERALDSIIDGTKAIEQKLPLDFVEVDIKNSWKALGEITGDTVEEDIIDHIFKNFCIGK
- the mnmG gene encoding tRNA uridine-5-carboxymethylaminomethyl(34) synthesis enzyme MnmG, with translation MITYNGGNYDVVVVGAGHAGCEAALATARMGYSTMMLTMSLDAIAMLPCNPSIGGTGKGHLVREIDALGGEMGLNIDKTFIQSRMLNTAKGPAVHSLRAQADKTRYHIEMKKMLENEPNLHLLQGEVVDIIVEDNTVKGVVTKTGAIYYGKAVILATGVYLKSKIFMGEVNYESGPNGLFPALYLSEKLKALGCNMRRFKTGTPARIHKDSIDFSKVSVQIEDEEIVPFSFMNEALEKEQIPCWLTRTTEETHRIIKENLGRSAMYRGDIESTGPRYCPSIEDKIVRFSEKPSHQIFIEPEGAETKEMYIQGFSTSLPEEVQVQMVRSVIGLENAIIMRPAYAIEYDCIDPTQLKASLEVKHINNLFSAGQFNGSSGYEEAAAQGLMAGINAVLKIRGEDPFILDRSEAYIGVLIDDLVTKGTNEPYRMMTSRSEYRLVLRQDNADLRLTEKGYALGLVKEDRYERYLLKKEHIKNEMERLKTTNVSPTIANPVLERAESTPIKVGMSLYDLLKRPELTYENIKEIDGTRPQDLMKDAQFQCEVMIKYEGYIEKQLRQIDQFKKLENKKLREDIDYNEIDGLRIEARQKLNAIRPLSVGQASRISGVSPADISVLLIYLEQKRRKKGEVE